One region of Pyramidobacter sp. YE332 genomic DNA includes:
- a CDS encoding arsenic metallochaperone ArsD family protein, translated as MRKLAIYEAAAEWDDGQELADLAQSLDVLTHQGVEWERHDLAEEPEAFEANPAAAQYLKVFGAERLPVVLVDGVVVIAGRYPDDVDLIDWLELPPEVLGYEWADVEDLKETHGGGNGSCREHEHERRRHHDGCGCHGHEHYAEDGCSDGAEGREHGRGHHHGCGHH; from the coding sequence ATGCGCAAACTGGCCATTTACGAAGCCGCGGCCGAGTGGGACGACGGACAGGAGCTGGCCGATCTGGCTCAGTCGCTGGACGTGCTGACGCATCAGGGCGTCGAATGGGAACGCCACGACCTGGCCGAAGAGCCGGAGGCGTTCGAGGCGAATCCCGCCGCCGCGCAGTACCTGAAAGTGTTCGGCGCGGAGCGCCTGCCCGTCGTGCTGGTGGACGGCGTCGTCGTCATCGCCGGGCGCTATCCCGACGACGTCGATCTGATCGACTGGCTCGAGCTGCCGCCCGAGGTGCTGGGGTATGAATGGGCCGACGTCGAGGACCTGAAAGAAACGCACGGCGGCGGGAACGGCAGCTGTCGCGAACACGAGCACGAACGCCGCCGCCATCACGACGGCTGCGGCTGTCACGGTCACGAACACTATGCCGAAGACGGCTGCTCGGACGGCGCCGAAGGGCGCGAGCATGGCCGCGGACATCATCACGGCTGCGGCCATCATTAG
- a CDS encoding ABC transporter ATP-binding protein, which produces MNPAQSEKSTCPLEVRALHYSYPDGHKALNGVSFGLRENEKLALVGPNGSGKSTLLLHLAGGIAARQGEIRLYGRPAGTGELRQAVGLIFQEPDDQLFMPQVADDVAFGLVARGVPAGEARLKALSMLERLGAAHLAERPPHRLSGGEKRLAALAGILVMTPQVIVLDEPTAALDPRARRRVIETLRMLSQPMILTTHDLDMALDVCSRAALLYDGAVAAEGPLPDLFRDKGLLERNGLELPLRYSAT; this is translated from the coding sequence ATGAATCCGGCTCAATCGGAAAAATCCACCTGCCCGCTGGAAGTGCGAGCGCTTCATTATAGTTACCCCGACGGGCACAAGGCGCTGAACGGCGTATCGTTCGGCCTGCGCGAAAACGAGAAGCTCGCGCTCGTCGGCCCCAACGGCTCCGGCAAGTCGACGCTGCTGCTTCATCTGGCCGGGGGCATCGCCGCCCGCCAGGGCGAGATCCGGCTGTACGGACGGCCCGCCGGCACGGGAGAGCTGCGCCAAGCCGTCGGCCTGATCTTTCAGGAACCGGACGACCAGCTCTTCATGCCGCAGGTCGCCGACGATGTGGCCTTTGGCCTCGTCGCCCGCGGCGTGCCCGCCGGCGAGGCGCGGCTGAAAGCGCTCTCCATGCTCGAACGGCTGGGCGCGGCGCACCTGGCCGAACGCCCGCCGCACCGCCTTTCCGGCGGCGAAAAGCGTCTGGCCGCTTTGGCTGGGATCCTCGTCATGACGCCGCAGGTGATCGTTCTCGACGAACCGACGGCGGCGCTCGACCCGCGCGCGCGGCGGCGCGTCATCGAAACGCTGCGCATGTTGTCCCAGCCGATGATCCTCACCACGCACGACCTCGACATGGCGCTCGACGTGTGCAGCCGCGCCGCGCTGCTCTACGACGGAGCCGTCGCCGCGGAAGGGCCTCTGCCCGACCTGTTCCGCGACAAAGGGCTGCTGGAACGCAACGGCCTCGAACTGCCGTTGCGGTATTCCGCTACTTAA
- a CDS encoding HAD family phosphatase: MFDRKKAIIFDLDGTLIDSVGVWNAVDVELVKQIGGGERDGGDLQRQRDALLRERAASSDPYGDYCAYLKEKYASPLTADEIHSRRYRIARDFLENVVDYKPRADEFVKALKARGFRLAIATATRRGTVDIYRTVNRNMLAKAPLDEYFSPVYAREDVRAMKPDPEVYFRILGDLGAAPDECLIFEDSLVGVESARNAGIEAAAVYDRYADGDRARIDALADYRLRDYGAAIEILKRETVE; encoded by the coding sequence ATGTTCGACAGGAAAAAAGCGATCATCTTCGATCTGGACGGCACGCTGATCGACTCGGTGGGCGTGTGGAACGCCGTGGACGTCGAGCTGGTGAAGCAGATCGGCGGCGGCGAGCGGGACGGCGGCGATCTGCAGCGGCAGCGCGACGCCCTGCTGCGGGAGCGCGCTGCCAGTTCCGACCCGTACGGCGACTACTGCGCTTATTTGAAGGAAAAGTACGCTTCGCCGCTGACGGCGGACGAGATCCACAGCCGGCGCTACCGCATCGCCCGCGATTTCCTCGAAAACGTCGTCGATTACAAGCCGCGCGCCGACGAGTTCGTCAAGGCGCTGAAGGCGCGCGGCTTCCGGCTTGCCATCGCCACCGCGACGCGCCGCGGCACCGTCGATATTTACCGCACCGTCAACCGCAACATGCTCGCCAAAGCGCCGCTCGACGAGTATTTCAGCCCCGTCTACGCGCGCGAGGACGTGCGCGCGATGAAGCCCGACCCGGAAGTGTATTTCCGTATCCTCGGCGACCTCGGCGCGGCGCCTGACGAGTGCCTGATCTTCGAGGATTCGCTGGTCGGCGTCGAATCGGCCCGCAACGCCGGCATCGAAGCCGCCGCCGTCTACGACCGCTACGCCGACGGCGATCGCGCCCGCATCGACGCCCTCGCCGATTACCGCCTCCGCGACTACGGCGCGGCGATTGAGATTCTAAAACGGGAAACGGTGGAGTGA
- a CDS encoding heavy metal translocating P-type ATPase, translating to MNRKQLRMLLRILAAAAMMGALHFARVAGTARFLLYLVPYLTVGYDILGKSLRGVKNRQIFDENFLMAVATLGAMALAVYEDGDYTEAIAVMLFYQTGELFQSYAVGKSRRSISALMDIRPDYANVERGGRLERVNPDEVAPGAVIVVQPGEKVPIDGVVAEGRSTLDTSALTGESVPRETGPGDEILSGCINMTAPLKVKTAREFGESTVSKILDLVENASSRKSKSEEFISKFARVYTPAVCGGALALAVLPPLARLFATGLSPDWGDWLYRALTFLVISCPCALVVSIPLTFFAGLGGASREGVLVKGSNYLETLANTKCVVFDKTGTLTQGVFEVSDVHHCPIERKRLLEFAALAESASPHPISTSLRLAYGSPIDRTRVADIREISGEGVTAVVDGFSVAAGNAKLMERLGIPCIRCRSAGSIVHMAIDGKYAGHIVISDVVKPNAREAIVRLRAAGVKETVMLTGDRRPAAEQTARELGVDEFHAGLLPADKVAKVEELLSRQPIGAKLAFVGDGLNDAPVLSRADVGIAMGAMGSDAAIEAADVVLMDDDPLKIVTAIRIARKCLGIVRQNIWFAIGVKLACLALGALGLANMWLAVFADVGVMVLAVLNAIRALLVKKL from the coding sequence ATGAACCGGAAACAGCTTCGCATGCTGCTGCGCATCCTCGCCGCCGCGGCCATGATGGGCGCCCTGCACTTCGCGCGCGTCGCCGGCACGGCGCGCTTTCTGCTTTATCTCGTACCGTATCTGACCGTCGGTTACGACATTCTCGGCAAATCGCTCAGGGGCGTCAAAAACCGCCAGATCTTCGACGAGAACTTCCTTATGGCCGTCGCCACGCTCGGCGCCATGGCGCTGGCCGTTTACGAGGACGGCGACTACACCGAGGCCATCGCCGTCATGCTCTTCTACCAGACCGGCGAGCTGTTCCAGAGCTACGCCGTCGGCAAAAGCCGCCGCAGCATCAGCGCCCTCATGGATATCCGCCCCGACTACGCCAACGTCGAGCGGGGCGGCCGCCTCGAGCGCGTCAATCCCGACGAAGTCGCGCCCGGTGCGGTCATCGTCGTTCAACCGGGCGAAAAAGTCCCCATCGACGGCGTCGTCGCCGAGGGACGCTCGACGCTCGATACATCCGCCCTGACCGGCGAGAGCGTGCCGCGCGAGACCGGCCCCGGCGACGAGATCCTTTCCGGCTGCATCAACATGACCGCCCCGCTCAAGGTGAAAACCGCGCGCGAGTTCGGCGAATCCACCGTTTCGAAAATCCTCGACCTGGTCGAGAACGCCAGTTCGCGCAAGTCCAAATCCGAAGAGTTCATCAGCAAGTTTGCCCGCGTCTACACCCCCGCCGTCTGCGGCGGCGCTCTGGCGCTGGCCGTGCTGCCGCCGCTGGCGCGTCTTTTCGCGACGGGACTCTCCCCCGACTGGGGCGATTGGCTCTACCGCGCTCTCACCTTTCTCGTCATCAGCTGCCCCTGCGCGCTGGTCGTCAGCATCCCGCTCACGTTCTTCGCCGGTCTGGGCGGCGCCAGCCGCGAAGGCGTGCTCGTCAAAGGCTCCAATTATCTGGAAACGCTGGCGAACACGAAGTGCGTCGTCTTCGACAAGACCGGCACGCTCACGCAGGGCGTCTTCGAAGTCAGCGACGTGCATCACTGCCCCATCGAGCGCAAACGCCTGCTCGAGTTCGCCGCGCTGGCCGAAAGCGCCTCGCCGCATCCGATCAGCACGTCGCTGCGCCTCGCCTACGGCAGCCCCATCGACCGCACCCGCGTCGCCGACATCCGCGAGATCAGCGGCGAAGGAGTCACCGCCGTCGTGGATGGATTCTCCGTCGCCGCCGGCAACGCCAAACTCATGGAACGTCTCGGCATCCCCTGCATCCGCTGCCGCAGCGCCGGCTCGATCGTGCACATGGCCATCGACGGCAAGTACGCGGGACACATCGTCATCTCCGACGTGGTCAAGCCCAACGCTCGGGAGGCCATCGTCCGCCTCCGCGCCGCCGGCGTGAAAGAGACCGTCATGCTCACGGGGGATCGCCGCCCCGCCGCCGAACAGACGGCCCGGGAACTCGGCGTCGACGAGTTCCACGCCGGGCTGCTGCCCGCCGATAAAGTCGCCAAGGTGGAGGAGCTGCTGTCACGCCAGCCCATCGGCGCAAAGCTGGCCTTCGTCGGCGACGGGCTCAACGACGCGCCCGTGCTCTCGCGCGCCGACGTCGGCATCGCCATGGGCGCGATGGGCAGCGACGCCGCCATCGAGGCCGCCGACGTCGTGCTGATGGACGACGATCCCCTCAAGATCGTCACAGCGATCAGGATCGCGCGCAAATGTCTGGGTATCGTGCGCCAGAACATCTGGTTCGCCATCGGCGTCAAGCTCGCCTGCCTGGCGCTCGGCGCGCTGGGACTCGCCAACATGTGGCTGGCCGTCTTCGCCGACGTCGGCGTGATGGTCCTGGCGGTGCTCAACGCGATCCGCGCGCTGCTCGTCAAAAAACTGTGA
- the cbiM gene encoding cobalt transporter CbiM: MHISEGVLSTGALAAGWAITAAGTAVGLKKLKPERIVRVALLSSAFFLASLVNVKIGPSSTHLSLIAPMGLVLGWSAFPAVLVALLLQALLFHFGGLAVLGPNTVDVALPALLVYLIFARPIRRQNGAVAAVWAFAAGTLAVLLCAGGVGLFLGATDENFLGVAKVIFLAHVPVAFVEGAITAFMVAWLKKVSPEFLSGVGR; this comes from the coding sequence ATGCATATCAGCGAAGGCGTGCTCTCCACAGGCGCGCTGGCGGCCGGCTGGGCCATCACCGCGGCCGGCACGGCCGTGGGCCTGAAAAAGCTCAAGCCCGAGCGCATCGTGCGCGTGGCGTTGCTGTCGTCGGCGTTCTTCCTCGCGTCGCTGGTCAACGTCAAAATCGGTCCCAGCTCGACGCACCTTTCGCTCATCGCGCCGATGGGGCTGGTGCTGGGCTGGTCGGCTTTTCCCGCAGTGCTGGTAGCGCTGCTCCTGCAGGCGCTGCTGTTCCACTTCGGCGGGCTGGCGGTGCTCGGCCCCAACACGGTGGACGTGGCGCTGCCGGCGCTGCTGGTCTATCTGATTTTCGCACGGCCGATCCGGCGCCAGAACGGCGCGGTTGCCGCTGTCTGGGCCTTCGCCGCCGGCACGCTGGCGGTGCTGCTGTGCGCCGGCGGCGTGGGGCTGTTCCTCGGCGCCACGGACGAAAATTTTCTCGGCGTGGCAAAGGTGATCTTTCTCGCTCACGTGCCGGTCGCGTTCGTCGAGGGCGCGATCACGGCCTTCATGGTGGCGTGGCTGAAAAAAGTTTCCCCGGAGTTCCTGTCGGGCGTCGGCCGCTGA
- a CDS encoding cation transporter: MKKSYKIEVDCANCANKMEQAAKGTPGVKDASVNFMLLKMNVEFEDGQDPRAVMPEVLKSCKKVEDDCEIFF; this comes from the coding sequence ATGAAAAAGAGCTACAAGATCGAAGTGGACTGCGCCAACTGCGCCAACAAGATGGAGCAGGCCGCCAAGGGCACGCCCGGCGTCAAAGACGCCAGCGTCAACTTCATGCTGCTGAAAATGAACGTGGAGTTCGAGGACGGCCAGGATCCCCGGGCCGTCATGCCCGAAGTGCTGAAAAGCTGCAAAAAAGTCGAGGACGACTGCGAGATCTTCTTTTGA
- a CDS encoding DUF4198 domain-containing protein — translation MSQRKTFSLFSAALLISVLSGAAMAHELVLRANGEVTEGAPLAVSVHSGHKFIVPEEVESLERVKAGPFVDGKLMAQPLTGNEKGLCIDFTVPEVKAGESLIVVAEKDGGVWSVTNEGGKSGARKDLEAQGLKVKSAVKHDKYAKLILNASKADKNFATAVGHPLEVIPVTNPADAKVGEFFEVKVVLEGQPYTGPVWATYDGFVTEHENTYAYYTEAESGTAFIKITAPGLWGVRARQDGLPGVEGTYDSRTVRSFLLFEVK, via the coding sequence ATGTCTCAGCGCAAAACGTTCTCCCTGTTCTCGGCGGCGCTTCTCATCTCGGTTCTTTCCGGCGCGGCCATGGCTCACGAACTGGTGCTGCGCGCCAACGGCGAGGTCACGGAAGGCGCGCCTCTGGCCGTGTCGGTGCATTCCGGACACAAGTTCATCGTCCCCGAAGAAGTGGAAAGTCTCGAACGCGTCAAGGCCGGTCCCTTCGTGGACGGCAAGCTGATGGCCCAGCCGCTGACCGGCAACGAAAAGGGGTTGTGCATCGACTTCACGGTGCCGGAAGTCAAGGCCGGCGAGTCGTTGATCGTCGTCGCCGAAAAGGACGGCGGCGTCTGGAGCGTCACCAACGAGGGCGGCAAATCGGGGGCGCGCAAGGATCTCGAAGCTCAGGGGCTGAAGGTCAAATCGGCAGTCAAGCACGACAAATACGCCAAGCTGATCCTCAACGCCTCCAAAGCCGACAAGAACTTCGCCACCGCCGTCGGCCATCCGCTGGAAGTCATTCCCGTGACCAATCCGGCCGACGCCAAGGTGGGCGAGTTCTTCGAGGTGAAGGTCGTACTCGAAGGTCAGCCTTATACGGGCCCCGTCTGGGCAACTTACGACGGCTTCGTCACCGAGCATGAGAACACCTATGCCTACTACACCGAGGCGGAGAGCGGCACGGCCTTCATCAAGATCACCGCGCCCGGCCTCTGGGGCGTCCGCGCCCGTCAGGACGGCCTGCCCGGCGTCGAAGGGACCTACGACAGCCGCACGGTGCGTTCTTTCCTGCTCTTCGAAGTCAAATAA
- a CDS encoding CbiQ family ECF transporter T component: protein MRLDTGRLFAENARAPLDVFDPRARMLCAAAYAVALSALDRPAALAFAALLPGALFFCGPLRPLLRSLRQLNLISLAMTFLLALTWPGRTLWGPFSREGIRQGLLITARLNLISIALLRLIAAMGPARCETALARLGCPEKLRVLLLLTLRGIYLLAERMGTALQAVNLRSGSRGAGRSPYLKGTLRWRVFAFMAASALLQSSDRSERMMLALNCRGGLAGFAAAQPLRWKTRDTALTVFCAVVLAAAQALDFSGGFQ, encoded by the coding sequence ATGCGTCTCGATACGGGCAGACTGTTCGCGGAAAACGCGCGCGCTCCGCTTGACGTTTTCGATCCGCGCGCGCGCATGCTCTGCGCCGCAGCTTACGCGGTGGCGCTATCGGCGCTGGACCGGCCGGCAGCGCTGGCGTTCGCGGCGCTGCTGCCGGGCGCGCTGTTTTTCTGCGGCCCGCTTCGCCCCCTGCTGCGCTCGCTGCGCCAGCTCAATCTGATCAGTCTGGCGATGACGTTCCTGCTGGCGCTGACCTGGCCGGGGCGCACGCTATGGGGGCCGTTTTCGCGCGAAGGAATCCGTCAGGGGCTTCTCATCACGGCCAGGCTGAATCTAATCTCGATCGCGCTGCTGCGGCTGATCGCGGCCATGGGACCGGCGCGCTGCGAAACCGCGCTGGCCCGTCTGGGCTGCCCGGAAAAGCTGCGCGTTCTGCTGCTGCTCACGCTGCGCGGCATTTATCTGCTGGCCGAACGCATGGGCACGGCCCTGCAGGCGGTCAACCTGCGCAGCGGCTCGCGCGGCGCAGGACGCTCGCCGTACTTGAAGGGGACGCTGCGTTGGCGCGTGTTCGCTTTCATGGCGGCGAGCGCGCTGCTGCAGAGTTCCGACCGTTCGGAACGCATGATGCTGGCGCTGAACTGCCGCGGCGGTCTGGCGGGGTTCGCCGCGGCGCAGCCGCTCCGCTGGAAAACGCGCGACACGGCGCTGACCGTTTTCTGCGCGGTCGTGCTCGCAGCGGCGCAGGCGCTCGATTTTTCGGGAGGCTTTCAATGA
- a CDS encoding metalloregulator ArsR/SmtB family transcription factor, whose product MPPVHLPHRHGQPVEEFCAGAPSVEEFQTVADVFRQLGDATRVRIFWLLCHGEECVINISALMEMSSPAVSHHLRSLKSAGLIISRREGKEVYYKAAASETAAMLHRAIEELMSMACPCARRRGGNG is encoded by the coding sequence ATGCCGCCAGTCCATCTGCCGCACCGGCACGGCCAGCCCGTCGAGGAGTTCTGCGCCGGAGCGCCGTCCGTAGAGGAATTTCAGACTGTCGCCGACGTGTTCAGACAGCTCGGCGACGCCACGCGCGTGCGCATCTTCTGGCTGCTGTGCCACGGCGAAGAGTGCGTGATCAACATTTCCGCGCTGATGGAGATGTCCAGCCCGGCGGTGTCTCACCATCTGCGCTCGCTCAAGAGCGCGGGGCTGATCATCAGCCGCCGCGAGGGCAAGGAAGTCTATTACAAAGCCGCCGCTTCCGAGACGGCGGCGATGCTGCACCGCGCCATCGAGGAGCTGATGTCCATGGCCTGCCCCTGCGCGCGGCGTCGCGGCGGGAACGGGTAA